The following coding sequences lie in one Sporolituus thermophilus DSM 23256 genomic window:
- a CDS encoding PspC domain-containing protein — MLWLIRAGAYALSGLAVWQFIQSGLSPADILPVHRQLALDPAHGMIFGVCAGFSNYTGVDVTLIRLAWAIAGLYRGIGLGFYLLAFIIMPMPSP; from the coding sequence ATGCTGTGGCTTATCCGGGCAGGTGCGTATGCTTTGAGCGGTCTGGCCGTATGGCAGTTTATCCAAAGCGGCTTAAGTCCGGCGGACATTTTGCCGGTGCACCGGCAGCTGGCGCTAGATCCTGCCCACGGCATGATCTTCGGCGTTTGCGCCGGGTTTAGCAATTATACGGGCGTGGACGTGACGCTCATCCGGCTGGCCTGGGCCATTGCCGGGCTATACCGGGGCATTGGGCTTGGGTTTTATCTTCTTGCCTTCATTATTATGCCGATGCCCTCACCATAA
- a CDS encoding spore coat associated protein CotJA — MAKVKKPRWVEGGEGASELPGRKKYKKTYMYTDKMEDDMTEEPMEMCEMGEMGEMGGMDGMHGMHPMHHMHHMPMGMMLAHAYVPWQSYEQAFSPKEALMKGTLFPELWGAYPIPE; from the coding sequence GTGGCAAAAGTTAAGAAACCCCGTTGGGTTGAGGGAGGCGAAGGCGCCAGCGAGTTGCCGGGCCGCAAAAAGTATAAAAAAACTTATATGTATACCGACAAAATGGAGGACGACATGACAGAAGAGCCTATGGAAATGTGCGAAATGGGTGAAATGGGTGAAATGGGCGGAATGGACGGAATGCACGGGATGCACCCCATGCACCACATGCATCACATGCCAATGGGCATGATGCTGGCCCATGCGTATGTTCCCTGGCAGAGCTATGAACAAGCGTTCAGCCCCAAGGAAGCGCTCATGAAAGGGACGCTGTTCCCGGAACTGTGGGGCGCATACCCGATTCCTGAGTAG
- a CDS encoding spore coat protein CotJB, with protein MDCERQLAMLKRVQEMEFVAIELGLYLDTHPCDEDAIYDYNCAIDLLKKYIKEYEDQYGPLTPMAKSKVPWQWAEGPWPWEL; from the coding sequence ATGGATTGTGAAAGACAGTTAGCAATGCTCAAAAGGGTGCAGGAAATGGAGTTTGTAGCCATTGAGCTCGGCCTGTATCTTGACACCCATCCTTGCGATGAGGATGCCATCTATGATTATAACTGTGCCATCGACCTACTGAAGAAATACATTAAGGAATATGAGGACCAATACGGACCGCTGACGCCAATGGCGAAGTCCAAAGTGCCCTGGCAGTGGGCGGAAGGGCCTTGGCCCTGGGAACTTTAA
- a CDS encoding manganese catalase family protein produces the protein MWIYEKKLEHPVKVCRPDVKFAKMVIAQYGGPDGELSASLRYLNQRYSMPTSQAKALLTDIGKEVLEILN, from the coding sequence ATGTGGATATACGAAAAAAAACTGGAACATCCCGTTAAGGTTTGCCGCCCGGACGTCAAGTTCGCCAAAATGGTCATAGCCCAGTACGGCGGTCCTGACGGCGAGTTGTCGGCGTCGCTGCGCTACCTCAATCAGCGCTATTCCATGCCGACCAGCCAGGCGAAGGCCCTTTTAACCGACATCGGGAAGGAGGTTTTAGAAATACTTAATTAA